The proteins below are encoded in one region of Vulpes lagopus strain Blue_001 chromosome 10, ASM1834538v1, whole genome shotgun sequence:
- the ACADVL gene encoding very long-chain specific acyl-CoA dehydrogenase, mitochondrial isoform X2, whose translation MQAARMAPSVGRQLRRLGVGSSRPSALLGQPPSGPVRRSYASGAAQESKSFAAGMFKGQLTTDQVFPYPSVLSEEQIQFLKELVGPVSRFFEEVNDPAKNDTLEKVEETTLQGLKELGAFGLQVPSELGGVGLCNTQYARLVEIVGTHDLGVGITLGAHQSIGFKGILLFGTKAQKEKYLPKLASGESIAAFCLTEPSSGSDAASIRSSAVPSPCGKYYTLNGSKIWISNGGLADVFTVFAKTPVTDTATGAVKEKITAFVVERSFGGVTHGPPEKKMGIKASNTAEVYFDSVQVPAENVLGEVGSGFKVAMHILNNGRFGMAAALAGTMRGIIAKAVDHAANRTQFGEKIHNFGLIQEKLARMAMLQYVTESMAYMVSANMDQGSTDFQIEAAISKIFGSEAAWKVTDECIQILGGMGFMKEPGVERVLRDLRIFRIFEGTNDILRLFVALQGCMDKGKELSGLGNALKNPFGNAGLLLGEAGKQLRRRAGLGSGLSLSGIIHQELNRSGELTVQALEQFATVVEAKLIKHKKGIVNEQFVLQRLADSAIDLYAMVVVLSRASRSLSEGHPTAQHEKMLCDSWCIEAAARVRETMAALQSDPQQQELFRNFKSISKALVERGGMVTSNPLGF comes from the exons ATGCAGGCGGCACGGATGGCCCCGAGCGTGGGGCGGCAGCTGCGGAGGCTGGGGGTCGGAAG cTCGCGGCCCAGCGCActcctggggcagcccccgtCCGGTCCGGTCCGCCGATCCTATGCCAGTGGGGCCGCTCAG GAATCCAAGTCCTTTGCTGCGGGGATGTTCAAGGGTCAGCTCACCACCGATCAGGTGTTCCCTTACCCATCTG TACTCAGTGAGGAGCAGATCCAGTTTCTCAAAGAACTGGTGGGGCCTGTGTCCCGTTTCTTTGAG GAAGTGAACGATCCTGCCAAGAATGACACGTTGGAGAAGGTGGAGGAGACCACCCTGCAAGGCCTCAAGGAGCTGGGGGCCTTTGGTCTGCAAGTACCCAGCGAGCTGGGTGGTGTGGGCCTCTGCAACACCCAG TATGCCCGCTTGGTGGAGATCGTGGGCACGCATGACCTTGGTGTGGGCATCACCCTGGGAGCCCATCAGAGCATCGGCTTCAAAGGCATCCTGCTCTTTGGCACAAAGgcccagaaagaaaaatacctccCCAAACTGGCATCTG GGGAGAGCATAGCTGCTTTCTGTCTAACGGAGCCCTCCAGTGGGTCAGATGCAGCCTCCATCCGATCATCAGCTGTGCCCAGCCCCTGTGGAAAATACTATACCCTCAATGGAAGCAAGATCTGGATCAG TAATGGGGGCCTGGCAGATGTCTTCACGGTCTTTGCCAAGACACCAGTTACAGATACAGCCACGGGGGCTGTGAAGGAGAAGATCACAGCTTTTGTGGTGGAGAGGAGCTTTGGAGGTGTTACCCA CGGGCCCCCTGAGAAGAAGATGGGCATCAAAGCCTCCAACACGGCAGAGGTGTACTTTGACAGTGTGCAGGTGCCAGCAGAGAACGTGcttggggaggtggggagtggcTTCAAGGTCGCCATGCACATCCTCAACAATGGAAGGTTCGGCATGGCCGCAGCCCTTGCGGGCACCATGAGGGGCATCATTGCAAAGGCA GTGGATCATGCTGCTAATCGTACCCAGTTTGGGGAGAAAATTCACAACTTTGGGCTGATTCAAGAGAAGCTGGCCAGGATGGCGATGCTGCAGTATGTGACTGAG TCCATGGCTTACATGGTGAGCGCCAACATGGACCAGGGATCCACAGACTTCCAGATTGAGGCTGCCATCAGTAAAATCTTTGGCTCG GAGGCGGCCTGGAAGGTGACCGATGAGTGCATCCAGATATTGGGCGGCATGGGCTTCATGAAG GAGCCTGGAGTGGAGCGTGTTCTCCGAGATCTTCGCATTTTCCGGATCTTTGAGGGGACAAACGACATCCTCCGGCTGTTTGTGGCTCTGCAGGGCTGTATG GACAAAGGAAAGGAACTTTCTGGACTGGGCAATGCCCTCAAGAATCCCTTCGGGAATGCCGGTCTCCTGCTAGGAGAGGCAGGCAAACAGCTGAGGAG GCGGGCAGGGTTGGGCAGCGGCCTGAGTCTCAGCGGCATCATCCACCAGGAGCTGAACCGGAGCGGCGAGCTG ACCGTGCAGGCTCTGGAGCAGTTTGCCACTGTGGTGGAGGCCAAGCTGATAAAACACAAGAAGGGGATTGTCA ATGAACAGTTCGTGCTGCAGCGCCTGGCAGACAGTGCCATTGACCTCTACGCCATGGTGGTAGTTCTGTCCAG GGCCTCCAGATCCCTGAGCGAGGGCCACCCTACAGCCCAGCATGAGAAGATGCTCTGTGACAGCTGGTGTATCGAG gCCGCAGCCCGGGTCCGGGAGACCATGGCCGCTCTGCAGTCTGACCCGCAGCAACAGGAGCTCTTCCGGAACTTCAAAAGCATCTCTAAGGCCTTAGTAGAGCGAGGTGGCATGGTCACCAGCAACCCCCTCGGCTTCTGA
- the ACADVL gene encoding very long-chain specific acyl-CoA dehydrogenase, mitochondrial isoform X1, whose translation MQAARMAPSVGRQLRRLGVGSSRPSALLGQPPSGPVRRSYASGAAQAVLEKSDSHSSEAPTRDKQAKAESKSFAAGMFKGQLTTDQVFPYPSVLSEEQIQFLKELVGPVSRFFEEVNDPAKNDTLEKVEETTLQGLKELGAFGLQVPSELGGVGLCNTQYARLVEIVGTHDLGVGITLGAHQSIGFKGILLFGTKAQKEKYLPKLASGESIAAFCLTEPSSGSDAASIRSSAVPSPCGKYYTLNGSKIWISNGGLADVFTVFAKTPVTDTATGAVKEKITAFVVERSFGGVTHGPPEKKMGIKASNTAEVYFDSVQVPAENVLGEVGSGFKVAMHILNNGRFGMAAALAGTMRGIIAKAVDHAANRTQFGEKIHNFGLIQEKLARMAMLQYVTESMAYMVSANMDQGSTDFQIEAAISKIFGSEAAWKVTDECIQILGGMGFMKEPGVERVLRDLRIFRIFEGTNDILRLFVALQGCMDKGKELSGLGNALKNPFGNAGLLLGEAGKQLRRRAGLGSGLSLSGIIHQELNRSGELTVQALEQFATVVEAKLIKHKKGIVNEQFVLQRLADSAIDLYAMVVVLSRASRSLSEGHPTAQHEKMLCDSWCIEAAARVRETMAALQSDPQQQELFRNFKSISKALVERGGMVTSNPLGF comes from the exons ATGCAGGCGGCACGGATGGCCCCGAGCGTGGGGCGGCAGCTGCGGAGGCTGGGGGTCGGAAG cTCGCGGCCCAGCGCActcctggggcagcccccgtCCGGTCCGGTCCGCCGATCCTATGCCAGTGGGGCCGCTCAG GCGGTTCTGGAGAAGTCAGATTCCCACTCCTCTGAGGCTCCGACCAGGGACAAGCAGGCCAAGGCG GAATCCAAGTCCTTTGCTGCGGGGATGTTCAAGGGTCAGCTCACCACCGATCAGGTGTTCCCTTACCCATCTG TACTCAGTGAGGAGCAGATCCAGTTTCTCAAAGAACTGGTGGGGCCTGTGTCCCGTTTCTTTGAG GAAGTGAACGATCCTGCCAAGAATGACACGTTGGAGAAGGTGGAGGAGACCACCCTGCAAGGCCTCAAGGAGCTGGGGGCCTTTGGTCTGCAAGTACCCAGCGAGCTGGGTGGTGTGGGCCTCTGCAACACCCAG TATGCCCGCTTGGTGGAGATCGTGGGCACGCATGACCTTGGTGTGGGCATCACCCTGGGAGCCCATCAGAGCATCGGCTTCAAAGGCATCCTGCTCTTTGGCACAAAGgcccagaaagaaaaatacctccCCAAACTGGCATCTG GGGAGAGCATAGCTGCTTTCTGTCTAACGGAGCCCTCCAGTGGGTCAGATGCAGCCTCCATCCGATCATCAGCTGTGCCCAGCCCCTGTGGAAAATACTATACCCTCAATGGAAGCAAGATCTGGATCAG TAATGGGGGCCTGGCAGATGTCTTCACGGTCTTTGCCAAGACACCAGTTACAGATACAGCCACGGGGGCTGTGAAGGAGAAGATCACAGCTTTTGTGGTGGAGAGGAGCTTTGGAGGTGTTACCCA CGGGCCCCCTGAGAAGAAGATGGGCATCAAAGCCTCCAACACGGCAGAGGTGTACTTTGACAGTGTGCAGGTGCCAGCAGAGAACGTGcttggggaggtggggagtggcTTCAAGGTCGCCATGCACATCCTCAACAATGGAAGGTTCGGCATGGCCGCAGCCCTTGCGGGCACCATGAGGGGCATCATTGCAAAGGCA GTGGATCATGCTGCTAATCGTACCCAGTTTGGGGAGAAAATTCACAACTTTGGGCTGATTCAAGAGAAGCTGGCCAGGATGGCGATGCTGCAGTATGTGACTGAG TCCATGGCTTACATGGTGAGCGCCAACATGGACCAGGGATCCACAGACTTCCAGATTGAGGCTGCCATCAGTAAAATCTTTGGCTCG GAGGCGGCCTGGAAGGTGACCGATGAGTGCATCCAGATATTGGGCGGCATGGGCTTCATGAAG GAGCCTGGAGTGGAGCGTGTTCTCCGAGATCTTCGCATTTTCCGGATCTTTGAGGGGACAAACGACATCCTCCGGCTGTTTGTGGCTCTGCAGGGCTGTATG GACAAAGGAAAGGAACTTTCTGGACTGGGCAATGCCCTCAAGAATCCCTTCGGGAATGCCGGTCTCCTGCTAGGAGAGGCAGGCAAACAGCTGAGGAG GCGGGCAGGGTTGGGCAGCGGCCTGAGTCTCAGCGGCATCATCCACCAGGAGCTGAACCGGAGCGGCGAGCTG ACCGTGCAGGCTCTGGAGCAGTTTGCCACTGTGGTGGAGGCCAAGCTGATAAAACACAAGAAGGGGATTGTCA ATGAACAGTTCGTGCTGCAGCGCCTGGCAGACAGTGCCATTGACCTCTACGCCATGGTGGTAGTTCTGTCCAG GGCCTCCAGATCCCTGAGCGAGGGCCACCCTACAGCCCAGCATGAGAAGATGCTCTGTGACAGCTGGTGTATCGAG gCCGCAGCCCGGGTCCGGGAGACCATGGCCGCTCTGCAGTCTGACCCGCAGCAACAGGAGCTCTTCCGGAACTTCAAAAGCATCTCTAAGGCCTTAGTAGAGCGAGGTGGCATGGTCACCAGCAACCCCCTCGGCTTCTGA